From Micromonospora echinospora, one genomic window encodes:
- a CDS encoding PQQ-binding-like beta-propeller repeat protein, whose amino-acid sequence MSWWSRRGRWTPARAEPATPEPVDDPAASGGSRAATAGSISGIASTGDHTTNTQHVTVVSAEALVAPEAVPAPAGLVNLPARLRFFVGRADALDWLDRAAEDPAAVVVQAVHGPAGVGKSTLVARWAADRREDHRPVWWITADSPAALDAGLVALAVALQAGLGVVLPSRALREWAVRWLACHDGWLLILDDVTDPGHLTDLLARLPRGRIVLTSRHANGWPDVVSPLRLDVLEPHQAVELLTGIVTRGGGVVDPADAAEICAELGCLPSAVAQAGAHLAGSGITAGDYRRLLAQHPARRDGGEPAAPRGRDLSPEPGERRPEHTAPVVKTGEPSLRRGEAPPPPEDVPRTGESAAPAASATSTASPAVRQPEGLRRGLTRRNAIIGAGALGAGALTWKLAGAPGLAGRPKRPTPKRRWKASLGLEQLVTLFVRDGLAYVTGTSKVSDVLSSAAIVALDPATGAQRWTFPTGDNADSVIVDGGAVYAKVDDGTTTYVHALDAVSGRRRWSYQVVDDTVDFIGVSGGTVRLVVSGENQRLLSLDVKGELTRTAPLPPDQNVDFLSDGVLYSSSFGDEDDDVPPLAVATDVTTGRQRWQIEGAGKYIGALRSDGDVTFGYSAVESRHTTLLAWDANTGRQRWSLPLLVDVDPLHLGGGLLYLFTADGRGPAGYLYVVDVRTGTVKWRARASRAELFSALSVVFADQTVFFAGDAVYAFDVATGARRWRTESLDVRYASTLLLKSGKLFVTVAPHAKGHPTKLYALDAATGGVVWEHPITAEYSAPNPAVAGPLVLVPNEDGIWAFEA is encoded by the coding sequence GTGAGCTGGTGGTCCCGACGCGGACGGTGGACGCCCGCGCGCGCCGAACCGGCGACGCCGGAGCCGGTGGACGATCCGGCCGCGTCGGGCGGGTCGCGGGCGGCCACGGCCGGCAGCATCTCCGGTATCGCGTCCACCGGTGACCACACGACCAACACCCAGCATGTCACCGTGGTGTCGGCGGAGGCGCTGGTCGCGCCGGAGGCGGTGCCGGCCCCGGCCGGGCTGGTGAACCTGCCGGCGCGACTGCGGTTCTTCGTGGGCCGTGCGGACGCGCTCGACTGGCTGGACCGGGCCGCCGAGGATCCTGCTGCGGTGGTCGTGCAGGCGGTCCACGGGCCCGCCGGGGTCGGCAAGAGCACCCTGGTGGCCCGGTGGGCGGCGGACCGCCGCGAGGACCACCGTCCGGTCTGGTGGATCACCGCCGACAGCCCCGCCGCCCTCGACGCCGGCCTGGTCGCGCTGGCCGTCGCGCTCCAGGCGGGCCTCGGCGTGGTCCTGCCGTCGCGGGCGCTGCGGGAGTGGGCGGTACGGTGGCTGGCCTGCCACGACGGGTGGCTGCTGATCCTCGACGACGTCACCGATCCCGGCCACCTCACCGACCTGCTGGCCCGGCTGCCCCGGGGTCGGATCGTGCTGACCAGCCGCCACGCCAACGGCTGGCCGGACGTCGTTAGCCCGCTCCGCCTGGACGTCCTCGAACCACACCAGGCGGTCGAACTGCTCACCGGGATCGTCACCCGGGGCGGCGGCGTCGTCGATCCGGCCGACGCCGCCGAGATCTGCGCCGAGTTGGGCTGCCTGCCGTCGGCGGTGGCCCAGGCCGGTGCCCACCTGGCCGGAAGCGGCATCACGGCCGGGGACTACCGTCGGCTCCTGGCCCAGCATCCCGCGCGTCGCGACGGCGGGGAACCGGCCGCCCCGCGTGGCCGCGACCTGTCGCCGGAGCCGGGGGAGAGGCGACCCGAGCACACCGCACCGGTGGTCAAGACCGGTGAGCCGTCCCTGCGCCGGGGTGAGGCACCGCCGCCGCCGGAGGACGTGCCGCGTACGGGGGAATCCGCCGCGCCGGCCGCCTCGGCGACGTCCACCGCGTCACCCGCCGTCCGCCAGCCGGAAGGGCTCCGGCGCGGCCTGACCCGCCGCAACGCCATCATTGGCGCCGGCGCTCTGGGTGCCGGCGCCCTGACGTGGAAACTCGCCGGTGCACCGGGCCTCGCCGGCCGCCCGAAACGGCCGACCCCGAAGCGGCGGTGGAAAGCCTCGCTGGGGCTGGAGCAGCTCGTGACCCTCTTCGTCAGGGACGGGTTGGCCTATGTCACGGGCACCTCCAAGGTGTCCGACGTGCTGTCCAGCGCCGCGATCGTCGCGTTGGACCCGGCCACCGGTGCCCAGCGGTGGACCTTCCCCACCGGGGACAACGCCGACTCGGTCATCGTGGACGGCGGGGCGGTGTACGCGAAGGTCGACGACGGCACGACCACCTACGTCCATGCGCTCGACGCGGTCAGCGGTCGGCGGCGCTGGTCCTACCAGGTCGTCGACGACACTGTCGACTTCATCGGGGTCAGCGGCGGGACCGTCCGCCTGGTGGTCAGCGGCGAGAATCAGCGCCTGCTCTCGCTGGACGTGAAGGGGGAGCTGACCCGGACGGCTCCGCTGCCACCGGACCAGAATGTCGACTTCCTGTCGGACGGCGTGCTGTACTCCAGCAGTTTCGGGGATGAGGATGACGACGTCCCTCCCTTGGCTGTCGCCACCGACGTGACGACGGGACGCCAGAGGTGGCAGATCGAGGGCGCGGGCAAGTACATCGGGGCGCTGCGGTCGGACGGCGACGTCACCTTCGGGTACTCGGCGGTCGAGAGCCGCCACACCACCCTGCTCGCCTGGGACGCGAACACCGGACGGCAGCGCTGGAGCCTTCCGCTCCTCGTCGACGTCGATCCGCTGCACCTCGGCGGTGGTCTCCTGTACCTGTTCACCGCGGACGGTCGCGGCCCGGCCGGCTACCTCTACGTCGTCGATGTCAGGACGGGAACCGTGAAGTGGCGGGCACGGGCCAGCCGGGCCGAACTCTTCTCCGCCCTCTCGGTGGTGTTCGCCGACCAGACCGTCTTCTTCGCCGGCGACGCGGTCTACGCCTTCGACGTCGCGACGGGCGCCCGGCGCTGGCGTACCGAATCCCTGGACGTCCGGTACGCCTCGACCCTGCTCCTGAAGTCCGGGAAGCTGTTCGTCACGGTCGCCCCCCACGCGAAGGGCCATCCGACGAAGCTCTACGCCCTCGACGCCGCGACGGGCGGGGTCGTCTGGGAGCATCCGATCACCGCCGAGTACAGCGCGCCGAATCCAGCCGTCGCGGGCCCGCTCGTTCTCGTCCCCAACGAGGACGGCATCTGGGCCTTCGAAGCCTGA
- a CDS encoding sulfurtransferase TusA family protein: MQLLIELRRLTVAVPPGTVIHLVATDPAALLDLPAWCHLTGHPYLGPVDGAERPTYAMRTTAGSVPTDPVWPWTPYHEPFSGLAATGT, translated from the coding sequence GTGCAGCTGCTCATCGAGCTGCGCCGCCTCACCGTTGCCGTGCCGCCCGGCACTGTCATCCACCTCGTCGCCACCGACCCTGCCGCGCTGCTGGACCTGCCCGCCTGGTGCCACCTCACCGGTCACCCCTACCTCGGCCCGGTCGACGGCGCCGAACGCCCGACCTACGCGATGCGGACCACGGCAGGCAGCGTGCCCACCGACCCGGTGTGGCCGTGGACCCCGTACCACGAACCGTTTTCCGGGCTGGCTGCGACCGGCACGTGA
- a CDS encoding S8 family peptidase: protein MAALFLSATASPVAAAEGRILGTGNPKAIPNSYIVVLKESKATDTQAMARQLAAEFDVRVEYTYSHAVRGFAGTMSPADARRLAAQPEVAYVEQNAEVRTTATQPNPPSWGLDRIDQPNLPLNSSYTYPNTAGNVRAYVIDTGIRTTHTDFGGRASWGTNTTGDGNNSDCNGHGTHVAGTIGGTAYGVAKEVSLIAVKVLGCTGSGSWAGVTAGVDWVTAHHTTGVPAVANMSLGGVGSNATLENAVRNSIADGVVYALASGNNNSDACNFTPARVPEAITVNASTSTDARASFSNWGTCTDIFAPGEGITSAWHTGDTATNTISGTSMAAPHVAGAAALVLGANPGLTPAQVADTLYANATPNKITNPGTGSPNRLLHVPSGTVTPGTATLYRHVNGPDHVSSTSLSVGGYTREGPLGKVHNTAVAGTKPIYQCVVRGWDYMTSGDANCEGQGYAGLIGHVYDSPPAQPHQAFYRCLVRSNADHFDSTDANCEGQIVEGLTGYLLL from the coding sequence ATGGCCGCCCTGTTCCTCTCGGCGACCGCGTCCCCGGTGGCGGCGGCCGAGGGTCGGATTCTCGGCACCGGTAACCCGAAGGCCATCCCGAACAGCTACATCGTGGTGCTCAAGGAGAGCAAGGCGACTGACACGCAGGCCATGGCACGTCAGTTGGCTGCGGAGTTCGACGTGCGGGTGGAGTACACCTACTCGCATGCCGTGCGCGGGTTCGCCGGCACGATGAGCCCGGCCGATGCCCGCCGGCTCGCGGCCCAGCCGGAGGTGGCGTACGTCGAGCAGAACGCCGAGGTGCGGACCACCGCGACCCAGCCAAACCCGCCGTCGTGGGGGCTCGACCGGATCGACCAGCCGAACCTGCCGCTGAACAGCAGCTACACGTACCCGAACACGGCGGGCAACGTGCGAGCGTACGTGATCGACACCGGTATCCGGACCACGCACACGGACTTCGGTGGCCGGGCATCCTGGGGCACCAACACCACCGGCGACGGCAACAACTCCGACTGCAACGGCCACGGTACGCACGTGGCGGGCACCATCGGCGGTACGGCGTACGGTGTGGCCAAGGAAGTGTCGCTGATCGCGGTCAAGGTCCTCGGCTGCACGGGTTCGGGCAGCTGGGCGGGGGTGACCGCCGGGGTCGACTGGGTGACCGCCCACCACACCACCGGGGTGCCGGCGGTGGCGAACATGAGTCTCGGCGGCGTCGGTAGCAACGCCACGCTGGAGAACGCGGTCCGGAACTCGATCGCCGACGGTGTCGTCTACGCGCTCGCCTCGGGCAACAACAACAGCGACGCCTGCAACTTCACCCCGGCCCGGGTGCCCGAGGCGATCACGGTCAACGCCAGCACCTCCACCGACGCGCGCGCGTCGTTCTCCAACTGGGGCACCTGCACCGACATCTTCGCCCCGGGCGAGGGCATCACCTCGGCCTGGCACACCGGCGACACCGCCACCAACACCATCAGCGGCACCTCGATGGCCGCCCCGCACGTGGCCGGCGCTGCCGCCCTGGTGCTCGGTGCCAACCCGGGCCTGACCCCGGCCCAGGTCGCCGACACCCTCTACGCCAACGCCACCCCGAACAAGATCACCAACCCAGGTACCGGCTCGCCGAACCGGCTGCTCCACGTCCCCTCCGGCACCGTCACCCCCGGCACGGCCACCCTCTACCGGCACGTGAACGGCCCCGACCACGTCAGCAGCACCAGCCTCTCGGTCGGCGGCTACACGCGCGAGGGTCCCCTCGGGAAGGTGCACAACACAGCCGTCGCGGGCACGAAGCCGATCTACCAGTGCGTCGTCCGTGGCTGGGACTACATGACCTCCGGTGACGCGAACTGCGAGGGCCAGGGCTACGCCGGTCTCATCGGTCACGTGTACGACTCGCCGCCGGCCCAGCCGCACCAGGCGTTCTACCGGTGCCTGGTGAGGAGCAACGCCGACCACTTCGACTCGACCGACGCCAACTGTGAGGGCCAGATCGTCGAGGGTCTGACGGGTTACCTGCTTCTCTGA
- a CDS encoding helix-turn-helix domain-containing protein has translation MADDIGSTVPRRQLGRALKELRAQAQMTLDGAAEALHCSRQKMWRIESGLGPVRPLDVRFMCELYGATRDLSDALTNLAAETKAKGWWHSYGNAVPDWFELYVGLEQTASHLRGYDESLVNGLFQTPDYTRGVYVNRPNMPVDELEDVLEVRRRRQSLLHRVRPKAPRYDSILLESVLLRCIGGPAVLIEQLRHLLTVTELPNVSVRVLPLAMGAQYGALTGTFMMLDFPPGNRRTTDPSVVYSESLTGALYLDRPEELAAYETAWSSLESLALDEGQSRRLIIKVIEEVHHG, from the coding sequence ATGGCCGACGACATTGGATCGACCGTCCCTAGACGACAGCTCGGACGAGCCCTCAAGGAGCTACGCGCCCAAGCCCAGATGACCCTCGACGGCGCAGCCGAAGCGCTGCACTGTAGTCGGCAGAAGATGTGGCGTATCGAGTCCGGCCTCGGCCCAGTCCGCCCCCTCGACGTCCGCTTCATGTGCGAGCTCTACGGGGCCACCCGCGATCTCTCCGACGCCCTCACCAACCTCGCCGCCGAGACCAAGGCCAAGGGCTGGTGGCACTCCTACGGCAACGCCGTCCCCGACTGGTTCGAGCTGTACGTCGGCCTCGAACAGACCGCCTCTCACCTACGCGGCTACGACGAGTCCTTGGTCAACGGGCTGTTCCAAACCCCTGACTACACCCGAGGCGTGTACGTCAACCGGCCCAACATGCCCGTCGACGAACTGGAAGACGTACTCGAAGTACGCCGCCGTCGACAGTCTCTTCTACACCGCGTGAGGCCCAAGGCCCCCCGGTACGATTCGATCCTGTTGGAGTCAGTCCTGCTCCGTTGTATCGGCGGACCAGCGGTGTTGATCGAGCAGCTACGTCATCTCCTCACCGTGACCGAGCTGCCCAACGTATCGGTTCGTGTCCTGCCCTTGGCGATGGGTGCCCAGTACGGCGCGCTGACCGGCACCTTCATGATGCTCGACTTTCCGCCCGGCAACCGCCGCACGACGGACCCGTCCGTCGTGTACAGCGAGTCCCTCACCGGGGCCCTATACCTCGACCGGCCAGAAGAGCTCGCCGCCTACGAAACCGCCTGGTCAAGTCTGGAATCCCTCGCCTTGGATGAGGGACAATCAAGGCGGTTAATCATTAAGGTCATCGAGGAGGTCCACCATGGCTGA
- a CDS encoding DUF397 domain-containing protein produces the protein MADRLVSARWRKSSYSGDNNGACVEVATNLFGLVGVRDSKDPAGPALAFSPAVWSTFVRATKTPH, from the coding sequence ATGGCTGACCGTCTGGTCAGTGCCCGTTGGCGCAAGAGCAGCTACAGCGGTGACAACAACGGAGCCTGCGTCGAGGTCGCCACGAACTTGTTTGGCCTCGTCGGCGTAAGGGACAGCAAGGACCCGGCCGGACCTGCCCTGGCCTTCTCTCCCGCCGTTTGGTCCACCTTCGTTCGAGCGACCAAGACCCCACACTGA
- a CDS encoding DUF1707 domain-containing protein: protein MNLHERVGSDQRTAVLDLLSQALAGGYLTLGEFDQRTVAAHSAVTVGDLVNQLKDLPRQFHWMPHAAPALRHEHPGRDVLASTAVVLGAASLPMSLCLGLGGVLGIAAVILGRFSLRKNEHHSRSVLAIVFGLVGLALSLVYIAVLVFVPAASPSS, encoded by the coding sequence GTGAATCTTCACGAGAGGGTTGGAAGCGATCAGCGGACGGCCGTCCTCGATCTCCTGTCACAGGCGCTTGCCGGCGGCTACCTGACTCTCGGCGAGTTCGATCAACGCACCGTCGCAGCGCATTCGGCTGTTACGGTGGGAGATCTTGTTAACCAGCTCAAGGATCTGCCCCGGCAGTTTCACTGGATGCCGCATGCGGCTCCAGCGCTTCGTCATGAACATCCAGGCAGGGATGTGCTGGCCTCCACCGCTGTCGTCCTGGGTGCGGCGTCGCTTCCCATGTCTCTTTGTCTTGGACTGGGAGGGGTCCTTGGCATTGCGGCGGTCATTCTCGGCCGTTTTTCACTACGCAAGAACGAGCATCACTCCAGAAGCGTTCTGGCGATTGTCTTTGGTCTCGTTGGGCTTGCGCTTTCGCTGGTCTATATTGCCGTACTTGTCTTTGTCCCCGCTGCTTCGCCGTCTTCCTAA
- a CDS encoding DUF5995 family protein: MTEPVWGPVHQDIADLLTDHPADVPAVVDHLTKLQDVLVRLPPLHQSCPLADFNGLYLTITAKVLERLYDGRFADPAFLSRLDVEFAARYFDALRLWTEASPYTPQAWACIFERMQGPDVRPLPAAAAGVNAHINFDLPFALVTTFDHLESEPADDGDQHRDYLQINEIFAESIPTLRRGYLDRWQLIIDTLNGDLDDWYQGELVQYTRDVAWRNAQRIWRVRHDAHARERERDRLDGTASRLGRLLLSPLGALLQ; this comes from the coding sequence ATGACCGAACCGGTCTGGGGACCCGTCCACCAGGACATCGCCGACCTGCTCACCGACCATCCCGCCGACGTGCCGGCGGTGGTCGACCACCTGACCAAGCTCCAGGACGTCCTCGTCCGGCTACCCCCGTTGCACCAGAGCTGCCCCCTGGCGGACTTCAACGGGCTCTACCTGACGATCACCGCGAAGGTGTTGGAGCGGCTCTACGACGGGCGCTTCGCCGACCCGGCGTTCCTGTCCCGCCTGGACGTGGAGTTCGCCGCCCGCTACTTCGACGCGTTGCGGCTGTGGACCGAGGCGAGCCCGTACACACCCCAGGCCTGGGCGTGCATCTTCGAGCGGATGCAGGGGCCGGACGTCCGACCCCTGCCGGCCGCGGCGGCGGGGGTGAACGCGCACATCAACTTCGACCTTCCGTTCGCCCTGGTGACCACCTTCGACCACCTCGAGTCCGAGCCGGCCGACGACGGTGACCAGCACCGGGACTACCTCCAGATCAACGAGATCTTCGCCGAGTCGATCCCGACGCTGCGCCGGGGCTACCTGGACCGGTGGCAGCTGATCATCGACACGCTCAACGGTGACCTGGACGACTGGTACCAGGGCGAACTGGTGCAGTACACCCGGGACGTCGCCTGGCGCAACGCCCAGCGGATCTGGCGGGTGCGGCACGACGCCCACGCCCGGGAGCGGGAGCGCGACCGGCTCGACGGCACTGCCTCCCGGCTCGGCCGGCTGCTGCTCTCGCCGCTGGGCGCGCTGCTCCAGTAA
- a CDS encoding helix-turn-helix transcriptional regulator — protein sequence MASDVHAAPLVGRADTVAMVRAALLDRVPQDQTAAVFVNGESGVGKSRLLGEVAAGLRDAGAVVLTGSCLDIGDASPLHPLLQALRRFEAEASHARTCSAVRSLLNMFADETPGREGAGTLLERVSRGLHLIAQGRPLVLVLDDLQWVDRSTRQLLLYLLAGLGDMQLSVLAAIRSEALQGAHPLRRVLTELRRLRSVRVLDLAPLDRAATRQLATAIVGRPLAPEATEQVWRRSGGNPFVVEELARDLRDGRDGLSDTLREIFLDRVEALPPHAHEVVQAVAVGVEPVEHDLLARVVRLPEERLIEAAHAAIAHRLLVCVDNAYHLRHRLVAEVLDHELLPAERAALHRRYADALGAEPAQLHHARSAHHWRLAGEPVRALRAAMAAAEEAERLHGYAEAHRHWSLVLDAATDTGLGAPERVTLLEKAAEAAHHCGEHARALALLEEQAALAGTATCALHIRRARYLAHAGRSALAEAEYQRALDAPDCTPGQRATAAAHLAELLLHLGRYAEAGRRAREALARSASVEGSTSEVVLASAALGFSEAYLEDPDAGLPVMREALATAERSGRPEDVALAYLHLAELLTGPLNVIEEGVVVARRGAERVTELGLGRTFETRLLAVAANGLFRVGQWAEAEKVIADALRHRPSGADAAELLLARCRLSVAYGDVEAADRDLEAVATLLAGGGARHVLPLLTLRAGLAMWQGRHDEARQAVARGLTETRSDDLVLLATLAWHGLRAEAEAYASRTGRVDLTAVRRLRQVTNRVRRTSVQAARPVRDVVDAFLALCTAEVGRLDGPGDPVLWARAAEVWDRRRHPYPAAYSRLRQAEALLARRGRDATAATLLREAYEVAQGLGARPLSEEIAALATRARVPVPEPTAERDGDRAGTGGGVHDELSALTPREREVLALVAEGLTNREIGQRLFISERTIGVHVSHIFDKLQVRTRVQASAIHLRHRPR from the coding sequence ATGGCCAGCGATGTGCACGCCGCCCCGCTGGTCGGCCGTGCCGACACGGTGGCGATGGTGCGCGCCGCCCTGCTCGACCGGGTCCCGCAGGACCAGACCGCAGCGGTCTTCGTCAACGGGGAGAGCGGGGTGGGCAAGAGCCGGCTGCTCGGTGAGGTGGCCGCGGGACTGCGTGACGCGGGAGCGGTCGTGCTCACCGGAAGCTGCCTCGACATCGGCGACGCCTCACCGCTGCACCCGCTGCTCCAGGCGCTGCGCCGGTTCGAGGCCGAGGCCTCCCACGCCCGCACCTGCTCGGCCGTCCGCAGCCTGCTCAACATGTTCGCCGACGAGACCCCCGGCCGGGAGGGAGCTGGCACCCTGCTGGAGCGGGTCTCCCGTGGGCTGCACCTGATCGCCCAGGGCCGCCCGCTGGTGCTCGTGCTGGACGACCTCCAGTGGGTCGACCGCAGCACCCGGCAGCTCCTGCTCTACCTGCTGGCCGGGCTCGGCGACATGCAGCTGTCGGTCCTCGCCGCGATCCGGTCCGAGGCGTTGCAGGGCGCCCACCCGCTGCGTCGGGTCCTCACCGAACTGCGGCGGCTGCGGTCGGTGCGGGTGCTCGACCTGGCCCCGCTGGACCGCGCCGCGACCCGGCAGCTCGCCACCGCGATCGTCGGCCGGCCGCTCGCGCCCGAGGCGACCGAGCAGGTGTGGCGACGCAGCGGCGGCAACCCGTTCGTGGTGGAGGAGCTGGCCCGCGACCTGCGCGACGGGCGGGACGGACTCTCCGACACGCTCCGGGAGATCTTCCTCGACCGGGTGGAGGCCCTGCCCCCGCACGCCCACGAGGTGGTCCAGGCGGTCGCCGTCGGGGTGGAACCGGTGGAACACGACCTGCTCGCCCGGGTCGTCCGGCTCCCCGAGGAACGACTGATCGAGGCGGCGCACGCGGCGATCGCGCACCGGCTGCTGGTCTGCGTCGACAACGCGTACCACCTCCGGCACCGGCTGGTCGCCGAGGTGCTGGACCACGAACTGCTCCCGGCCGAGCGGGCCGCCCTGCACCGGCGCTACGCCGACGCGCTCGGCGCCGAGCCGGCGCAACTGCACCACGCCCGGTCGGCCCACCACTGGCGGCTGGCCGGCGAGCCGGTGCGGGCGTTGCGGGCGGCGATGGCCGCGGCGGAGGAGGCCGAACGGCTGCACGGCTACGCCGAGGCGCACCGGCACTGGTCGTTGGTCCTCGACGCGGCCACCGACACCGGCCTCGGCGCGCCGGAGCGGGTGACCCTGCTGGAGAAGGCGGCGGAGGCCGCCCACCACTGCGGCGAGCACGCGCGGGCCCTGGCCCTGCTGGAGGAGCAGGCCGCTCTCGCCGGCACGGCCACCTGCGCCCTGCACATCCGGCGGGCCCGATATCTCGCCCACGCGGGACGGTCCGCGCTGGCCGAGGCGGAGTACCAGCGCGCCCTGGACGCGCCGGACTGCACGCCCGGCCAACGGGCGACCGCCGCCGCGCACCTGGCCGAGCTGCTGCTGCACCTCGGCCGGTACGCCGAGGCTGGCCGCCGGGCCCGGGAGGCACTGGCCCGCTCGGCGTCGGTCGAGGGCTCCACCTCGGAGGTGGTGCTGGCCAGCGCCGCCCTCGGCTTCAGCGAGGCGTACCTGGAGGACCCGGACGCCGGCCTGCCGGTGATGCGGGAGGCGCTGGCCACCGCCGAGCGTTCCGGCCGGCCCGAGGACGTCGCCCTCGCCTACCTGCACCTCGCGGAGCTGCTCACCGGTCCGCTCAACGTCATCGAGGAGGGCGTCGTGGTGGCCCGCCGGGGCGCCGAACGCGTCACCGAGCTGGGGCTGGGCCGGACGTTCGAGACCCGGCTGCTGGCCGTCGCCGCCAACGGGCTGTTCCGGGTGGGGCAGTGGGCCGAGGCGGAGAAGGTCATCGCCGACGCGCTGCGACACCGCCCCTCCGGCGCCGACGCCGCGGAGCTGCTGCTCGCCCGCTGCCGGCTCTCGGTCGCGTACGGCGACGTCGAGGCCGCCGACCGGGACCTGGAGGCGGTGGCCACCCTGCTCGCCGGGGGCGGGGCCCGGCACGTCCTGCCGCTGCTCACCCTGCGGGCCGGACTGGCCATGTGGCAGGGCCGGCACGACGAGGCCCGGCAGGCCGTCGCCCGTGGCCTGACCGAGACCCGCTCCGACGACCTGGTCCTGCTCGCCACCCTCGCCTGGCACGGGCTACGCGCGGAGGCCGAGGCGTACGCCAGCCGTACCGGTCGGGTCGACCTGACGGCGGTGCGCCGGCTGCGGCAGGTCACCAACCGGGTCCGGCGCACCAGCGTCCAGGCGGCCCGGCCGGTCCGCGACGTGGTCGACGCCTTCCTCGCCCTCTGCACCGCCGAGGTCGGTCGGCTCGACGGTCCCGGCGACCCGGTCCTCTGGGCGCGGGCGGCCGAGGTCTGGGACCGACGCCGGCACCCCTACCCGGCGGCCTACTCCCGGCTGCGGCAGGCCGAGGCGCTGCTGGCCCGGCGCGGCCGGGACGCCACCGCGGCCACTCTGCTCCGGGAGGCGTACGAGGTGGCGCAGGGACTGGGGGCGCGGCCGTTGAGCGAGGAGATCGCCGCGTTGGCGACCCGTGCCCGGGTGCCCGTGCCGGAACCGACGGCCGAGCGGGACGGCGACCGCGCCGGGACGGGCGGGGGAGTCCACGACGAACTGTCCGCGCTCACCCCGCGCGAGCGCGAGGTCCTGGCGCTGGTGGCCGAGGGGTTGACCAACCGGGAGATCGGCCAGCGGTTGTTCATCAGCGAACGGACCATCGGCGTGCACGTCTCGCACATCTTCGACAAGCTCCAGGTCCGCACCCGGGTGCAGGCCAGCGCGATCCACCTGCGGCACCGTCCGCGCTGA